Proteins encoded within one genomic window of Rhodohalobacter sp. SW132:
- the mce gene encoding methylmalonyl-CoA epimerase codes for MHIDHIGIAVKDLQQAIDTYKKILNRPCLKTETVESEKVETAFFQTGESKVELLGPTDSSSVIQKFIDKKGEGIHHVAFEVEDIKQEIKRLAGEGFTILNEQPKPGADNKLVAFLHPKDNHGVLVELCQTRSANEG; via the coding sequence ATGCACATTGATCACATCGGTATTGCTGTTAAAGATCTTCAACAGGCGATTGACACCTACAAAAAAATTCTGAACCGCCCGTGTTTAAAAACTGAAACTGTAGAAAGTGAAAAAGTGGAGACCGCTTTTTTTCAAACCGGTGAATCGAAAGTAGAACTTCTCGGCCCTACAGATTCATCCTCTGTGATCCAGAAGTTCATCGATAAAAAAGGGGAAGGAATTCATCACGTTGCGTTTGAAGTTGAGGATATCAAGCAGGAGATAAAGCGTCTCGCAGGTGAAGGATTTACGATCTTAAATGAGCAGCCGAAACCGGGAGCAGACAATAAACTTGTGGCATTTCTTCATCCAAAAGATAACCACGGCGTATTGGTTGAACTTTGCCAGACCCGCTCTGCAAACGAGGGATGA